The Naumannella cuiyingiana DNA window GGTCCGACTGGTCCCGCGTCATCGAGGCGATGTCCCACGCGCCCGCCCGGATCGCCGGGCTGCCCGGGCAGGGCCGGCCGATCGCCATCGGCGAGCCGGCCAATCTCACCCTGATCGACCCGCAGGCCCGAGCATCCGTCGATGCCGCCGCGTCGCTGTCGCTGTCGCGGAACAACCCGTGGCACGGCCGCGACCTGCCCGATCCGGTCCGAATGACCGTGTGGGCCGGGCGCGTCACCTACCGCCACGACTGAGGAGGAAGCGTGCAGAACTGGATCCCCGAAGCCGTGCTCGCGGTCCTGACCTCCCTGCCGTTCCGGATCGCGTTCCTGGTCGTGCTTGCCGTGATCATCCGCGCGATCATCGTCCGAGCGGTGACCACCGCATTCCGGCGCGCCGCCGATGCCAGGCCCCGCTTCCCCTCGGCGATGAGCGACGAGCGCCGCGAGCAGCGGATGCGGGCGCTCGGCTCGATGATGCGTTCCATCATCAGCGCCGTGATCTTCGTGATCCTCGCCGCGATGATCCTCGCCGAACTCGGCTTCAACATCACCGGCCTGCTCACCGGCACCACGATCGTCGCCGCGACCATCGCCTTCGGCATGCAGAACGTGATCAAGGACATCGTCGCCGGGATCACCATCCTGGTCGAGGACCAGCTCGGCGTGGGCGACTACGTCGATCTGGAGGAGGCCTCCGGCACGGTCGTCCAGGTCGGTCTGCGGAACACCACGCTGCGCGATGACAACGGCAATCTGTGGTACGTCCGCAACGGCGAGGTCTCCCGCGTCGGGAACTTCTCCCAGGGCGGGACCGGCCGGCCGGTGGTCGAACCGCAACCGGTCCAGCGGGTACGCCTGCTCGACGAGCCCGACCCGCGCGACTGACACCTCGACGGATCAGTCCTCGACGAGGGGCACGAAGCGGTACTCCCCGTGCTCGCTGACGCGTACCCGGTCGCCGTCGCGGCGGACCCGCGTCATGGTGGAGCCGACGGGACAGATCAGCACGCCGCCATCATCGAGCTGGGCCACCAGCGCGGCGGGCAGTCGGCGCGCGCTGGCCGAGACCAGGATCCGCCGGTACGGCGCGCCCGACGGGTCGCCGAGCACCCCCGGCGTGGCGGGTTCGATCCGGGCCCAGGGCAGGCGCGCCGACGCGAGATTCGCCCGGCCGAAGGCAACCAGCTCGGGGTGTCGCTCGACGCCGAGGACCGAGCCCGCGGGGCCGACCAGCACGGCCAGCAGCGCCGTCGTCCAGCCCGAGCCGGAACCGACATCGAGCACCCGGTCCCCGGGCACCGGGGCGAGCAGCCGCAGCATCGCGGCGACCGTGCGGGGCTGACTGTTGGACTGGCCGGCCGCGATCGGCAGGGCCGCGTCGACCGCGGCGCTGGCCCGCTGGTCGCTGGGCAGGAAGCCGGCCCGCGGCAGCCGGCGGAACGCCTCGGCGACCGGATCGGGCGCTTGCTGTGGCGGCTCCCCTGGTGGCTCCCCCATCGCCCCATTGTCGCCCCCGCGTACCACCGGCGTCTTGCCCGGCCTCGTTAACCTGTCCGGCATGCCCTCGTCGACGATCGCCCGCCGCCTGCCCGGCGTGCTGGTTGTCGTCGCGGTGCTGATCGTCCTCGCCGGCTGCGCCGCCCAGACCAGTGCGGACGCCCCGCCGGACTCCCCACCCCCGGCGCCGCCCGGCCCGGCGAGCCCGACGAGCCCGACGAGCCCGGCAAGCCCGGCGAGCCCCACCAACCCGGCGAGCCCCACCAACCCGGCGAGCTCCGGCACTCCCGCGGCGCCCGCGTCGCCGAAGGACGAGGGTGAAACCGGTGCGAAGCCGAGCAAGGCGGAGGTGCTCGACGGCGTACGCAAGCTGGTCAACTCGCAGGCATATTCGTCGAGCGAGAAGGCCGAGCGCTACTACGGTTGCGTCGTGGACGAGCTCTACCAGACCCTGGACGCGTCCCAGTTGCGCCGCCTCGCCGACGGTGAGCTGCCGCACGAGGCGATGCCGCAACTGCGCTCCGCGGTCGAGTCGTGTGTGCACAAGCTCGACAAGAACGCCAAGAACAAGGGCGACAAGGACAAGAAGGGCAACGGCTGATGCTGCGACGACGCGCGGTGCGTGGGCCGGTGGTGGCGGCCGTGGCGGCCGCGGCACTGGTGCTCGGCGGTTGCGCGGGCGTACGCCCACCGGAATCGGAGGTACGCCGCGGCATCGCGTCGATCATGACCGACCAGGGCCTCAGCGAGGCCGGAGCGCAGCGGGTCGCCGACTGCCTGACCCCGAAGATCTATCCGACCGCCGGCACCGTGACCCTGCAGCGGCTCGCCAGCGGCGAACACGCGGTGCTGCCCGAGGACGAGCGCGGTGTCAGCCGCGCCGAGGCCGAATGCGTCGCGGCGACCGGGTGATCACCGCGCGTCCGTTCCCCATCGACCCCGCGTAGGCTGGTCGCGCCATGACGAATCCCATCGCCCAGCCCCCCGGCCAGCCCGGACCGGACGGCCCGACCTTCTTCGAACGGGTCGGCGGCCACCCCACCTTCGACAAGCTGACGGCCGAGTTCTACCGGGGCGTGGCCGGCGACCCCGAGCTCCGCGCCCTCTATCCCGAGGAGGATCTCGGCCCGGCCGAGGACCGCCTGCGCCTGTTCCTGGAGCAGTACTGGGGTGGCCCGACCACCTACTCCCAGCTCCAGGGCCACCCGCGGCTGCGGATGCGCCACGCTCCCTTCGCCGTCACCCCCGAGATGCGCGATCGGTGGCTCACCCACATGCGCGCCGCGGTGCTCAGCCTCGGCCTGCCCGACGGCGATGCCCAGGAGCTGTGGGACTACCTGTGGCGCGCGGCGCACGCGATGGTCAACACGCCCTCACCCGCCGCGCCCGACGGGCGTACCAGCCTGATCTGAGACGTTCCCGCGGGAACGTTTTCTCAAGCGATCGGCCGCCGAGGCTTGTCGGTCGAACCGTTTCGGTGGCAGAGTCGCGGCGTGTCCTCGAACGACTCGCAGACCACCCGCACCGACTCCCCCGCGACGGCCCCGGCCGGCTCGGGCGCGCACCGCCTCGACACCAGCCCCGACTGGTGGCGCTCGGCGGTCGTCTACCAGATCTATCCCCGCTCCTTCGCCGACGCCGACGGCGACGGCACCGGCGACGTGCGCGGCATCATCGACCGGCTCCCCTATCTGGCCGAGCTCGGCGTGGACGCGATCTGGATCAGCCCGTGGTACCCGTCGCCGCTGCTCGACGGCGGCTACGACGTCGCCGACTACCGCGACATCAACCCCGATTTCGGCAGCCTCGCCGATGCCGATGAACTGATCGCGAAGGCCCACGAGGCAGGCATCCGGGTGATCATCGACCTGGTCCCGAACCACTCCTCGTGGGACCATCCGGCCTTCCGCGCGGCGCTCGCCGACCCGGCCGCTCCCGAGCGCGATCTCTACATCTTCCGCGACGGCCGCGGCCCGAACGGCGACGAGCCGCCGAACAACTGGCCTGCCGTCTTCGGTGGTCCAGCCTGGGAGCGCACGACCAATCCGGACGGTACGCCCGGGCAGTGGTACCTGCACCTGTTCGACATCTCCCAGCCCGACTGGAACTGGGACAACGATGCGGTCGCCGACGAGTTCGACTCGATCCTGCGCTTCTGGTTCGACCGCGGCATCGACGGCTTCCGGATCGATGTCGCCGACTCGATGGCCAAGGACCTTGAGCAACTGCCCGATGTCCCGGTCGACTCGGTGACCCAGCAGCCCACGCACGAGAAGTTCGTCGGCTCGCCGATCTGGGACCACCCCGGCGTGGAACGCATCCACAAGCGCTGGCGGGCGATCGCCGACTCCTATGCCGACACCGAGATGGGCGGCCGGATCTTCGTCTCCGAGGCCTATCTCACCCCGGCCGAGCGGCTGGTCCGCTATGTGGTGCCGGAGCGGCTGCACACCACCTTCAACTTCGACGCGCTGCTCGCCGAGTGGAGCGCCGAGACCCAGCGCAATGTGATCAACACGACGATCGCCGCGCACACCGCGGTCGGGGCGCCGTGCACGTGGGTGCTCGCCAATCACGACAACCAGCGGGTCGCGACCCGCTACGGCAAGACCCGCACCGGGGCGGCCTTCGCCGCCGACGGCTCGATGCTCGGCGAGACGGCGCGGCCCAACATGATCACCAATGACGACGCCACCGACCTCGAACTCGGTCGTCGCCGCTCGCGTGCGGCCGCGCTGCTGGAGCTCGCCCTGCCGGGCGGCGCCTACATCTACCAGGGCGACGAGCTGGGCCTGCCCGAGGTGGAGGACCTGCCGACGGAGGCGCTGCAGGACCCGGTGTGGGAGCGCTCGGGGCACATCCAGCGCGGCCGGGACGGGTGCCGGGTGCCGCTGCCGTGGTCGGGCGCCGAGCCGCCCTTCGGCTTCGGGCCGGGCGACGCCCAGCCGTGGCTGCCGCAACCGGCGGACTGGCAGCGATTCTCCGTCGAGACCGAGGACACCGATCCGGCGAGCGAGCTGAACCTGTATCGGGCGGCCCTGGCCGAGCGGCGGCGCAATCCGGCGCTCGGCGACGGCACCCTGATCTGGGACGAGGGGGTGCCGGACGATGTGTTGTCGTTCACCCGCGAGCCCGGCTTTCGGTGCGTGGTGAACTTCGGCGCGCAGGCGTACCCCCTCCCGGACGGCGCCCGCGTGCTGGTGCACTCCGGCGATGCCGGCAGCGGCGTCGTCGGCACCGACGAGGCGGTCTGGCTGGCGGTCTGAGTCGCCCGCCCCGGACCGGCAACAGCTAGACGCGGGCGCGGAAGTCGTCGCCGATCGATACGCTCCGGCCGTCGCGATCGGTCGCGACGCAGACGGTCGAGCAGGTCGCGTGCACGGTGTCGGTGCGCGGGTCGGTGATCGTCGCGTCCAGCCGCATCGAGGTACGCCCGAGGTGGGTGACCTCCGTCGACAGGCGGTAGGGCTCGAGCCGGTGGTTGAGCTGCTCCAGGTAGCGCACGTCCTGCCGGGCGACCACCCAGTACGGCCCGGCCGAAGCCGAGTCCCGCGCGCGGTCCAGGAGCCACAGCCGGCCCTCCTGGAAGTAGTCGAAGTAGCGGACGTTGTTCACGTGGCCGTAGGAGTCGAGGTCGCCCCAGCGCACGCGCAGATCGCCGCGGACCGCCAGCCCGCTGCGGGTGGCCGGCGCGAGCGGGCGCATCGGCTCGGCGGCGTCGTCGCGTACCGACTCGAAGAAGGCCCGCTCATCGGGACTGAGCCGGCGCACCCGCTGGGCGGACAGGTCGAACGGGCAGAGCACCGACCGCGCGGAACAGACCAGTGTTTCCACCCCGGACCGGTCGCGGTCGAACAGCTCGTAGCCGACGGTGAACCGTGCGGCACCGATCTTCTCGGTCCACATCGACACCCGCAACGGGGTACGCGTGGAGGTCATCGGGCGCAGGTAGGCGACCTGGTGGGCGGCGACCAGCACGCCGCCGCCGAGCAGTTCGCGGACCGGCCCGGTGCCGTCCGGCCCGCTCAGCAGCAGCCCGACGCGCGCCTCCTGCAGGAAATCGACATAGGCGCCGTTGTTGACGTGGCGGAGCGCGTCGAGATCCGACCAGCGCAACTCGACGCCGGTTTCGAAGCGAGTCAAGATCAGTCCTCGTAGAGATCGTCCAACTGCGGCTGGTACTTGCGCACCACGGCGCCGCGCCGGATCTTCATGCTCGGCGTCACCTCACCGGAATCGACCGACAGCTCGGAGTCGAGGATCACGAACCGCTTCACGGTCTCCCAGCGTTCGAGCCGCTCGTTCGCGC harbors:
- a CDS encoding mechanosensitive ion channel domain-containing protein, which produces MQNWIPEAVLAVLTSLPFRIAFLVVLAVIIRAIIVRAVTTAFRRAADARPRFPSAMSDERREQRMRALGSMMRSIISAVIFVILAAMILAELGFNITGLLTGTTIVAATIAFGMQNVIKDIVAGITILVEDQLGVGDYVDLEEASGTVVQVGLRNTTLRDDNGNLWYVRNGEVSRVGNFSQGGTGRPVVEPQPVQRVRLLDEPDPRD
- a CDS encoding protein-L-isoaspartate O-methyltransferase family protein; protein product: MGEPPGEPPQQAPDPVAEAFRRLPRAGFLPSDQRASAAVDAALPIAAGQSNSQPRTVAAMLRLLAPVPGDRVLDVGSGSGWTTALLAVLVGPAGSVLGVERHPELVAFGRANLASARLPWARIEPATPGVLGDPSGAPYRRILVSASARRLPAALVAQLDDGGVLICPVGSTMTRVRRDGDRVRVSEHGEYRFVPLVED
- a CDS encoding globin; the encoded protein is MTNPIAQPPGQPGPDGPTFFERVGGHPTFDKLTAEFYRGVAGDPELRALYPEEDLGPAEDRLRLFLEQYWGGPTTYSQLQGHPRLRMRHAPFAVTPEMRDRWLTHMRAAVLSLGLPDGDAQELWDYLWRAAHAMVNTPSPAAPDGRTSLI
- a CDS encoding glycoside hydrolase family 13 protein, which produces MYPRSFADADGDGTGDVRGIIDRLPYLAELGVDAIWISPWYPSPLLDGGYDVADYRDINPDFGSLADADELIAKAHEAGIRVIIDLVPNHSSWDHPAFRAALADPAAPERDLYIFRDGRGPNGDEPPNNWPAVFGGPAWERTTNPDGTPGQWYLHLFDISQPDWNWDNDAVADEFDSILRFWFDRGIDGFRIDVADSMAKDLEQLPDVPVDSVTQQPTHEKFVGSPIWDHPGVERIHKRWRAIADSYADTEMGGRIFVSEAYLTPAERLVRYVVPERLHTTFNFDALLAEWSAETQRNVINTTIAAHTAVGAPCTWVLANHDNQRVATRYGKTRTGAAFAADGSMLGETARPNMITNDDATDLELGRRRSRAAALLELALPGGAYIYQGDELGLPEVEDLPTEALQDPVWERSGHIQRGRDGCRVPLPWSGAEPPFGFGPGDAQPWLPQPADWQRFSVETEDTDPASELNLYRAALAERRRNPALGDGTLIWDEGVPDDVLSFTREPGFRCVVNFGAQAYPLPDGARVLVHSGDAGSGVVGTDEAVWLAV
- a CDS encoding acyl-CoA thioesterase, giving the protein MTRFETGVELRWSDLDALRHVNNGAYVDFLQEARVGLLLSGPDGTGPVRELLGGGVLVAAHQVAYLRPMTSTRTPLRVSMWTEKIGAARFTVGYELFDRDRSGVETLVCSARSVLCPFDLSAQRVRRLSPDERAFFESVRDDAAEPMRPLAPATRSGLAVRGDLRVRWGDLDSYGHVNNVRYFDYFQEGRLWLLDRARDSASAGPYWVVARQDVRYLEQLNHRLEPYRLSTEVTHLGRTSMRLDATITDPRTDTVHATCSTVCVATDRDGRSVSIGDDFRARV